A region from the Paraburkholderia youngii genome encodes:
- a CDS encoding aldehyde dehydrogenase family protein, translating into MAIILRGRPGFTAQTNTRMCEVFCEVASLPAGVVNDGPLARGAFYRPALLEINDHSPAIAQTEVFGPILVVHAFDSEDECKASLITSSAAMHRCSYAGGKQKGAQLS; encoded by the coding sequence ATGGCTATTATTTTGCGAGGTCGGCCTGGCTTCACCGCGCAGACGAACACGCGAATGTGCGAGGTGTTCTGCGAAGTCGCTAGTCTGCCTGCGGGCGTCGTCAACGATGGGCCGCTCGCGCGGGGCGCCTTCTATCGTCCGGCACTTCTGGAGATCAACGACCATTCCCCGGCGATCGCACAGACGGAAGTGTTCGGGCCGATCCTCGTCGTGCACGCTTTCGACAGCGAAGACGAATGCAAAGCGTCACTGATTACATCATCCGCCGCGATGCACCGTTGCAGTTACGCAGGCGGGAAACAGAAAGGAGCGCAACTGTCATGA
- a CDS encoding NADPH-dependent F420 reductase: MSTAIIGLGNVGSRLAKNLVTGGETIIVAARTPDEAEEVARDLGSHAEASTVKDAIAKADVIVLAIQFDAIRQFLVTHREALAGKIIVDPSNPIAPDGKGGYRKIIPDEQSSGVLISGLLPDRARLVKAFGTLGAESLEAGANRSPERAVLFYAADDAQAGEVVARLITVSGFSPVRVGGIDQSIRIEVGGDLHEYGKLGKLVSAKEAVSLV, translated from the coding sequence ATGAGCACGGCAATCATCGGCCTTGGAAACGTAGGTTCCCGGCTAGCGAAGAATCTGGTAACTGGTGGCGAGACGATCATCGTCGCGGCAAGGACGCCGGATGAGGCCGAGGAGGTGGCCCGGGACCTCGGCAGCCATGCCGAAGCGTCGACGGTCAAGGATGCAATTGCCAAGGCGGACGTCATTGTGCTGGCGATCCAGTTCGACGCAATCAGGCAATTTCTCGTCACCCATCGTGAGGCGCTGGCGGGGAAGATCATCGTGGACCCGTCAAACCCGATCGCCCCGGACGGTAAGGGCGGATACAGGAAGATCATTCCTGACGAGCAATCTTCTGGCGTGTTGATTTCCGGGCTGCTCCCGGATCGGGCGCGTCTCGTCAAGGCGTTCGGCACGCTGGGCGCCGAATCGCTGGAAGCCGGAGCAAACCGGTCGCCGGAGCGTGCCGTGCTGTTCTATGCAGCGGACGATGCACAAGCCGGCGAGGTCGTGGCAAGACTCATTACCGTCAGCGGTTTTTCTCCCGTGCGCGTGGGCGGCATCGACCAGTCGATCCGGATCGAGGTTGGCGGCGATCTGCACGAGTATGGAAAGCTTGGCAAGCTGGTCAGCGCCAAAGAGGCCGTGTCGCTCGTCTAA
- a CDS encoding IS5 family transposase (programmed frameshift), whose translation MAKPILDDELWALIEPLLPPPKPRRSRYPGRRPLDDRALLTGILFILQTGLRWDLLPREMGCGSGMSCWRRLRDWQAAGVWDRLHEVLLARLRAADQIDWSRVVVDSSSIRAVGAGPKTGPNPTDRARPGSKHHLITEAQGIPLAVILTGANRNDVTQLHPLVDAIPPIAGKRGRPLSKPRIVQGDRGYDHDKYRRPLHAAGIATEIARRGEPHGSGLGKTRWVVERTISWLHNFRRLRIRFERLAFIHEAFMKIACCIICWRKLKNSFC comes from the exons ATGGCTAAACCCATACTCGACGACGAACTTTGGGCACTCATTGAACCGTTACTGCCCCCTCCCAAACCAAGGCGAAGCCGTTATCCTGGGCGCAGGCCGCTCGATGATCGTGCGCTGCTCACTGGCATCCTATTCATCCTTCAGACAGGCCTGCGCTGGGACCTGCTGCCACGCGAGATGGGCTGCGGCAGCGGCATGAGTTGCTGGCGCCGTCTGCGGGACTGGCAGGCTGCTGGCGTCTGGGACCGACTGCATGAAGTCCTGCTCGCCAGGCTGCGCGCGGCTGACCAGATTGACTGGTCGCGTGTCGTCGTCGATTCCTCCTCGATCCGCGCCGTGGGCGCAGGTC CAAAAACGGGACCGAATCCCACGGACCGCGCGCGACCCGGTTCAAAGCACCACCTCATCACCGAAGCGCAGGGCATCCCGCTCGCGGTAATTCTCACGGGCGCCAACCGTAACGATGTTACCCAGCTTCACCCACTGGTTGACGCCATCCCACCCATTGCTGGCAAGCGTGGCCGGCCGCTTTCGAAGCCCCGCATTGTTCAAGGCGATCGGGGCTACGATCACGACAAATACCGCCGTCCGCTACACGCAGCCGGCATCGCGACTGAAATCGCCCGACGCGGCGAGCCCCACGGCAGCGGACTGGGCAAAACACGCTGGGTGGTCGAGCGCACCATTTCGTGGCTTCATAACTTTCGACGACTGCGCATCCGCTTCGAACGTCTTGCATTCATCCATGAAGCCTTCATGAAAATTGCCTGCTGCATCATCTGCTGGCGAAAGCTGAAGAACTCATTTTGTTAA
- a CDS encoding mucin-associated surface protein gives MTLNVDGTAGVPDEIVTTPTDESIQEPNASGDVADLAVAESADVADEAVAESADVADEAVAESGDVADAAVAESGDVADLVEAQSGDVAEVAQAGSSDGAAVAEVESGDAVDAQVAESAGADAGAPADENPAADPVDPAVDQDGEVNED, from the coding sequence ATGACACTGAACGTGGACGGCACGGCTGGCGTGCCGGATGAGATCGTTACGACGCCGACCGATGAGTCAATCCAGGAGCCCAATGCGTCAGGGGACGTTGCGGATCTGGCGGTAGCTGAGTCAGCCGACGTTGCAGATGAGGCGGTAGCTGAGTCAGCCGACGTTGCAGATGAGGCGGTAGCTGAGTCGGGCGACGTCGCAGATGCGGCGGTAGCTGAGTCGGGCGACGTTGCGGATCTGGTGGAAGCTCAGTCAGGCGACGTTGCAGAAGTTGCGCAAGCCGGGTCAAGCGACGGTGCAGCTGTGGCGGAAGTTGAGTCAGGCGACGCCGTTGATGCGCAGGTAGCTGAAAGTGCGGGGGCGGATGCCGGCGCACCCGCTGATGAGAACCCAGCGGCCGATCCAGTAGATCCGGCCGTCGACCAAGACGGCGAAGTCAACGAGGATTGA
- a CDS encoding helix-turn-helix transcriptional regulator, whose product MPKKTPEQQLLLGQIKQVAEGLALTFAPFTEVVVHDLLDPEHAVLAIHNNLSGREVGQPATELGLARIMDPAYEQIIANYPNQFSDGRQVKSTSIGIKDSKGDYIAALCMNVDLTLFHGFQNALSRFTAVEGSTPARESLDPANADRIRARIDEFAARLASTPRSLRPEDRRSLLKELKAGGLLEVRRAMDTIAAHLGVSRATVYSDAK is encoded by the coding sequence ATGCCGAAGAAAACTCCCGAACAGCAGCTACTGCTGGGGCAGATCAAACAGGTCGCCGAAGGGCTGGCCCTAACCTTCGCCCCCTTCACCGAGGTCGTGGTGCATGACCTTCTGGATCCGGAGCATGCGGTGCTCGCGATCCACAATAATCTGTCGGGTCGCGAGGTCGGACAACCTGCGACCGAACTTGGTCTGGCGCGGATCATGGACCCTGCCTATGAGCAGATCATCGCCAACTATCCGAACCAGTTCTCGGATGGCCGACAGGTAAAAAGCACTTCCATCGGTATCAAGGACTCCAAGGGCGACTACATCGCCGCGCTGTGCATGAACGTCGACCTCACCCTGTTCCACGGGTTCCAGAACGCGCTGAGCAGGTTCACGGCGGTCGAGGGCAGCACGCCGGCCAGGGAATCGCTGGACCCTGCTAACGCGGACCGAATTCGCGCCCGTATCGACGAGTTCGCCGCACGCCTGGCATCGACACCACGCTCGCTCAGGCCGGAGGATCGTCGCTCGCTGCTGAAGGAACTCAAAGCGGGTGGCCTGCTTGAGGTCCGTCGCGCGATGGACACCATCGCCGCCCACCTGGGCGTGTCCCGCGCTACGGTATACAGCGATGCCAAGTGA
- a CDS encoding ornithine cyclodeaminase family protein, producing MPSDATLLLVDKHVVEQLLVPDDVIAAVREAFELHGRQAGRVFPVVREKLNTGGIFGIKSGDVGSQDLLGFKAAGFWPSNRSIGGEAHQATVLLFDPATGRPQCVIDGNAITTARTAAAGALGLSLLARQDSAVATVFGTGIQAKAQLAFALRTLPSLTHVNYVSLDREPQADFESLFADQCMLRCAVNADEAVAQSDLIITATTGSGPLFDETALQAGTHLNCVGADTRGKRELPVGVLDRARIVVDDLEQARELGELQWAPQTASVEMGDLLTGHAQWRRDPTDISVFDMTGLALQDLTVARLIHRRATDLGLGVTVAWPW from the coding sequence ATGCCAAGTGACGCCACGCTCCTCCTCGTCGACAAGCACGTCGTCGAGCAACTGCTCGTACCGGACGATGTCATCGCCGCGGTGCGTGAGGCTTTCGAACTCCACGGACGGCAGGCGGGCCGCGTGTTTCCGGTGGTTCGAGAGAAGCTGAACACAGGCGGTATCTTTGGCATCAAGTCCGGCGATGTCGGTAGCCAGGACCTGCTGGGGTTCAAGGCAGCCGGCTTCTGGCCGTCGAACCGGTCGATCGGTGGCGAAGCGCATCAGGCCACGGTACTGCTATTCGATCCGGCCACCGGCCGGCCCCAGTGCGTGATCGACGGCAATGCCATCACCACAGCACGTACTGCTGCGGCCGGCGCCCTTGGTCTCTCTTTGCTCGCCCGTCAGGACAGCGCCGTGGCCACGGTCTTCGGCACCGGTATCCAGGCCAAGGCTCAACTCGCGTTTGCACTCAGAACGCTGCCTTCGCTGACGCACGTAAATTACGTCTCGTTGGATCGGGAACCGCAGGCAGACTTCGAATCTTTGTTTGCGGACCAATGCATGTTGAGATGCGCCGTGAATGCGGATGAGGCGGTCGCCCAAAGCGACCTCATTATCACCGCGACGACCGGTAGCGGCCCACTTTTCGATGAAACAGCCCTCCAGGCTGGGACGCATTTGAACTGCGTCGGCGCGGACACCCGAGGCAAGCGCGAGCTCCCCGTGGGCGTCCTGGATCGAGCCCGGATCGTCGTCGATGACCTGGAGCAGGCCCGCGAGCTTGGAGAACTGCAATGGGCACCGCAGACGGCTTCCGTCGAGATGGGAGACCTGCTCACGGGCCATGCCCAATGGCGGCGCGACCCGACAGATATCAGCGTTTTCGACATGACCGGCCTGGCCTTGCAGGACTTGACCGTCGCTCGATTGATCCACCGCCGCGCCACTGACCTCGGCCTCGGAGTCACCGTGGCGTGGCCCTGGTGA
- a CDS encoding threonine synthase yields MRQPGVRNLKSHYVEPLSGATYPLDTPRWCSDNRKPLLISPLAGISRDDIDRHTRSQWRYRASLAVEIVSPISMGEGCTPLIQKTWDDYRPHFKLEWFSPTSSFKDRGTTVMLSMLRQQGITSVLEDSSGNGGASVAAYGAAGAMRVKILAPAYASPAKIAQMRAYGAEVQLVDGPRQACEDEAVRQSASIFYASHNWQPFFLEGTKSVGYEIWEDLNFQAPDNIVMPAGAGSNVLGCYLAFSELMRAGQVHKMPKLFVCQPLNCSPIDASFQAGVTTPVPREVRKTVSEGTAIAHPLRLAQVVNAVRETGGTTVAVEEEAIVEALRRIARLGLLPELTSATAVAGFDRLTQVGAIRAREETVVLLTGTGIKNAGAIADIYSVDERTVPVFGD; encoded by the coding sequence ATGCGCCAACCAGGAGTCAGAAACTTGAAATCGCACTATGTTGAGCCGCTCAGCGGCGCGACCTATCCTTTAGACACGCCTCGGTGGTGTTCGGACAACCGCAAACCGCTCTTGATCTCGCCGCTGGCTGGAATTTCGCGAGATGACATCGACCGACACACTCGCTCCCAATGGCGCTATCGCGCATCGCTCGCCGTCGAGATCGTCTCCCCCATCTCCATGGGGGAAGGTTGCACCCCCCTGATCCAGAAGACATGGGACGACTACCGGCCGCATTTCAAGCTGGAGTGGTTCAGCCCCACAAGCAGCTTCAAGGATCGCGGCACCACGGTGATGCTTTCGATGTTACGGCAACAAGGTATCACGTCCGTTCTGGAGGACAGTTCAGGCAACGGCGGAGCGTCGGTGGCGGCTTATGGCGCTGCAGGCGCTATGCGCGTGAAGATTCTGGCGCCCGCATACGCGTCGCCCGCGAAGATCGCCCAGATGCGAGCCTACGGGGCGGAGGTACAACTGGTCGACGGGCCTCGACAGGCGTGTGAGGATGAGGCGGTCCGGCAGTCCGCGAGCATCTTCTACGCCAGCCACAATTGGCAGCCATTTTTCCTCGAAGGGACCAAGTCGGTCGGCTACGAGATCTGGGAGGACCTCAACTTCCAGGCGCCGGATAACATCGTCATGCCTGCAGGCGCGGGCAGCAATGTACTTGGCTGTTATCTGGCGTTCTCGGAACTGATGCGCGCGGGTCAGGTTCACAAAATGCCCAAGCTCTTCGTTTGCCAGCCATTGAACTGTTCTCCCATCGATGCCAGCTTCCAGGCGGGCGTCACGACTCCCGTTCCGCGCGAGGTTCGAAAGACAGTCTCCGAGGGGACGGCCATCGCCCATCCTCTGCGGCTGGCGCAAGTGGTCAACGCTGTCAGAGAGACGGGCGGCACGACTGTGGCTGTGGAAGAAGAAGCAATCGTTGAAGCTCTCAGGCGGATTGCGCGATTAGGTCTTCTGCCTGAGCTGACTTCGGCGACTGCGGTTGCAGGATTTGATCGGCTTACACAGGTTGGGGCGATTCGGGCGCGAGAGGAGACGGTTGTCCTGTTGACAGGCACGGGTATCAAGAACGCCGGAGCCATCGCGGATATTTACTCGGTTGATGAGCGCACGGTGCCCGTATTCGGCGACTAA
- a CDS encoding asparaginase domain-containing protein, with translation MKIGLLNCGGTITEDYQADGTIKRLLAHDLIALSGQADWIGHDIDPVDSCDLTFASLCRARDVMRQDREREAFVMCCGTDAMEDVAYAAALLFDRDRPVVLTGAAIPGGNANADGPRNLADSANLARVMPQGASALVAFAGRIFDPVSIVKVWPQAIQPFGPETAIRGSIDADIVTLAGSGIVDESYAELDVSDLGARVAIVMETFGLLVGFPDLSKLDGIVVAGKGAGGFSAQSERLLSEAARHLPVVLSTRCAHGFRVNPAVTKYAYDHAHNLGLTTAGYDGLNASKARIRLIAELGRANRSEKAGR, from the coding sequence ATGAAAATCGGACTCCTCAATTGCGGCGGCACCATCACGGAAGACTATCAGGCTGACGGGACGATCAAGCGTCTATTGGCACACGATTTGATCGCATTGAGCGGTCAAGCAGACTGGATCGGACATGACATCGATCCTGTCGATAGCTGCGATCTGACCTTCGCCTCACTTTGCCGGGCTCGTGATGTCATGCGGCAGGATCGGGAGAGGGAAGCTTTCGTGATGTGTTGCGGCACTGACGCAATGGAAGATGTCGCCTATGCCGCCGCTCTGCTTTTTGATCGTGACCGGCCTGTCGTTTTGACCGGTGCTGCGATCCCCGGTGGCAATGCCAATGCCGATGGTCCGCGAAATCTGGCAGATTCTGCAAATCTGGCACGGGTCATGCCGCAGGGCGCGAGCGCCCTCGTTGCCTTCGCGGGACGGATTTTCGATCCGGTGTCGATCGTCAAGGTATGGCCGCAAGCCATTCAGCCCTTCGGACCGGAAACAGCGATCCGCGGCTCCATAGACGCCGATATCGTCACGCTCGCAGGATCGGGAATCGTTGACGAGAGTTACGCGGAACTCGATGTATCCGATCTCGGCGCCCGAGTTGCGATCGTCATGGAGACCTTCGGCTTACTCGTTGGCTTCCCGGATCTCTCCAAACTCGACGGTATCGTCGTGGCAGGCAAGGGCGCAGGGGGCTTCTCCGCGCAATCAGAGAGACTGCTGAGCGAAGCCGCACGGCACCTCCCTGTCGTGCTATCGACACGCTGCGCCCATGGTTTCCGGGTCAATCCAGCCGTAACCAAATATGCCTATGATCACGCCCACAACCTCGGCCTGACCACGGCTGGGTATGACGGGCTCAACGCATCAAAGGCACGAATTCGGCTCATAGCCGAGCTTGGTCGTGCAAATCGCAGCGAGAAGGCTGGGCGCTGA
- a CDS encoding branched-chain amino acid ABC transporter substrate-binding protein — translation MKFHLKPISAALPLACIAMACGQAALADVTVKIGSAAPLTGNIAHMGQDAADGVKLAVQQINKAGNLVIGGQKVVLEVDSLDDQADPRTGTNVAQKLVDDGVVAVIGHLNSGVSIPASKIYRDNGVTQITPGSTNPQYTLQGYKTAFRVIGTDAQQGPALAKYARNQKVKTVAIVDDATAYGQGLADQFEKTAKAEGIQVLSRDATNDKATDFKAILTKIKAERPDAIMYGGEDATGGPFAKQALQLAVSARILAGDGVCTTDLARLAGNAADNLVCSVAGGDLSAMDGSAAFGKELKAAYGHDPVVYSPVAYSAVYVIVDAMKRSNSVTRAGILSAMPSTNLNTLIGNIRFDEHGDLKDSSISLYKYVKGKRTLLEVEKM, via the coding sequence ATGAAATTTCATCTCAAACCCATCAGCGCCGCGCTGCCTCTCGCCTGCATCGCCATGGCCTGTGGTCAAGCTGCTCTCGCCGACGTGACCGTGAAGATCGGCAGCGCCGCCCCGCTGACCGGCAACATTGCCCACATGGGCCAGGATGCGGCCGATGGCGTCAAGCTTGCCGTCCAGCAAATCAACAAGGCGGGCAATCTGGTCATCGGTGGCCAGAAGGTCGTCCTCGAGGTCGATTCGCTGGATGACCAGGCCGATCCCAGGACAGGTACGAATGTCGCGCAGAAGCTGGTCGACGACGGCGTCGTGGCAGTGATCGGCCACCTGAACTCCGGCGTGTCTATCCCCGCGTCCAAAATTTACCGCGACAACGGCGTCACCCAGATCACCCCGGGCTCTACCAACCCGCAGTACACGCTGCAAGGCTACAAGACCGCCTTCCGTGTGATCGGCACCGACGCCCAGCAGGGCCCCGCCCTGGCCAAGTACGCCCGAAACCAGAAGGTCAAGACGGTCGCCATCGTCGACGACGCCACGGCCTACGGCCAGGGCCTTGCGGACCAGTTCGAGAAGACCGCCAAGGCCGAAGGCATCCAGGTGCTATCGCGCGACGCTACCAACGACAAGGCCACTGACTTCAAGGCCATCCTGACCAAGATCAAAGCCGAACGCCCCGACGCCATCATGTATGGCGGCGAGGACGCCACCGGCGGCCCCTTCGCCAAGCAGGCCTTGCAGTTGGCAGTCTCCGCCAGGATCCTGGCGGGAGACGGCGTCTGCACCACCGACCTGGCCAGGCTGGCCGGCAACGCCGCCGATAACCTGGTCTGCTCGGTCGCGGGCGGCGATCTGTCCGCGATGGACGGCAGCGCCGCGTTCGGCAAGGAACTGAAGGCCGCGTACGGCCACGATCCGGTGGTCTACTCGCCGGTTGCGTACAGCGCCGTCTACGTGATCGTCGATGCCATGAAACGCTCCAACTCGGTCACGCGCGCCGGTATCCTGTCCGCCATGCCCTCGACCAATCTCAACACCCTGATTGGCAATATCCGGTTCGACGAGCACGGCGACCTGAAGGACAGCTCCATCTCGCTCTACAAGTACGTCAAAGGCAAGCGGACCCTTCTCGAGGTCGAGAAGATGTAA
- a CDS encoding two-partner secretion domain-containing protein → MWLALGILLTGLSFAHATLAAGTLPLGGTYVAGAGTIASQGNGLMVTQPGSTRGVIDWNSFSIGRNNSVTFDNGSGATLNRVTGGSPSAIFGRLSATGSLYVINPQGIVVGPSGVISTGGRFVASTLDVGNCAFMQGNGSLTLSGTTDASVINLGRISSSGSDVFLIARGAVVNAGTIKAPNGTVELATGEQVLLQDSTSSKQVFVQTGSGGTVVNSGRIAAAQISLQAADGNVYALAGGGTRIRATGTANRDGHVWLVADGGRVEQSGVITAHNADGSGGTVDTGAAQLAFGAGAAVRAGKWNLSTPAFTIDPSAARALRRSLNAGTSVDVTTTGAMNATGDIDIASNLSWQGPASLTLDAYRNVSVASGTTIANNGTGNLRLRADATGIDNGGGVVNNGTLDWSNSTGSLSAFYDMNATYVAGTQLSNPAWTPVAFSGLVTQITAYRLVNSLTDLTDVANDLTGNYALGTNIDASATSNSPFFSIGNANTPFTGQFDGQGNSITSLTLAPLGGMFGAIGAQGVVRNMNISGTESVAIGFIGPIGILAGANNGRVVGVNTSGTVISSGPEAASSPDYSIAGGLVGINTGSILRSSSSAAVTAGYVLGGLVGANTGLINQSFATGPVVSLSYINQGGGGLVGDNSGTINQSYATGSTTLRGYCRGASGTPCGGAALVVTNEGTISQSFATGLVTQPFYEPIGIARTNTGTIGNDVYWNIDTTAATIAVRYGTPIPAANGLSTAQMSTPTSFVGYDFSPTGVWAMPAGATHPVLRWQLAQ, encoded by the coding sequence ATGTGGCTCGCCCTCGGCATTTTGCTCACCGGACTGTCCTTTGCACATGCCACGCTCGCGGCGGGCACATTGCCTCTAGGCGGCACTTATGTGGCCGGCGCCGGCACGATAGCAAGCCAGGGAAACGGCCTCATGGTCACGCAACCGGGTTCGACGCGCGGCGTGATTGACTGGAACAGTTTCTCGATCGGCAGGAACAACAGCGTGACGTTCGACAACGGCTCGGGCGCGACGCTGAACCGCGTGACGGGAGGCTCGCCGTCCGCGATCTTCGGCCGGCTCAGTGCAACGGGGAGCCTGTATGTGATCAATCCGCAAGGCATCGTCGTGGGGCCATCTGGCGTCATCAGCACGGGTGGCCGCTTCGTCGCGTCAACGCTCGATGTCGGTAACTGTGCGTTCATGCAGGGCAATGGTTCCCTCACGCTGTCGGGCACCACCGACGCAAGCGTGATCAACCTCGGCAGGATCAGCTCGAGCGGCAGCGATGTGTTCCTGATTGCGCGAGGCGCGGTCGTCAATGCGGGCACGATCAAGGCGCCAAACGGCACCGTCGAACTGGCCACCGGCGAACAGGTGCTGTTGCAGGACTCGACCAGCAGCAAACAGGTTTTCGTGCAGACGGGCAGCGGTGGCACAGTCGTCAACAGCGGACGTATCGCCGCCGCGCAGATCAGCCTGCAGGCCGCCGATGGCAACGTGTACGCGCTCGCCGGCGGGGGCACGCGCATCCGGGCGACGGGCACGGCGAACCGCGACGGCCACGTGTGGCTCGTCGCCGACGGCGGCCGTGTCGAGCAGTCGGGCGTGATCACGGCCCACAACGCGGACGGCAGCGGCGGGACCGTCGATACAGGCGCGGCGCAACTGGCATTCGGCGCCGGGGCCGCCGTCCGTGCCGGCAAATGGAATCTGTCGACGCCCGCGTTCACGATCGACCCGTCCGCTGCACGCGCACTGCGCCGCAGCCTGAATGCGGGCACCTCGGTCGATGTCACCACGACAGGCGCGATGAACGCGACGGGCGACATCGACATTGCATCGAACCTGAGCTGGCAAGGCCCCGCTTCGCTGACGCTCGACGCGTACCGCAACGTGTCGGTCGCGAGCGGCACGACCATCGCGAACAATGGCACGGGCAATCTCCGCTTGCGCGCCGACGCAACCGGCATCGACAACGGCGGCGGCGTCGTGAACAACGGCACGCTCGACTGGTCGAACAGCACCGGTTCGCTGAGCGCTTTCTACGACATGAACGCCACCTACGTTGCCGGTACCCAGCTAAGCAACCCGGCATGGACGCCCGTCGCATTCAGCGGCCTCGTTACGCAGATCACCGCGTACAGGCTGGTGAACTCGCTGACCGATCTGACGGACGTCGCCAACGATCTCACGGGAAACTACGCGCTCGGCACGAACATCGATGCGAGCGCGACGAGCAACAGCCCCTTCTTTTCGATTGGCAACGCCAACACGCCTTTCACGGGTCAATTCGACGGACAAGGCAATTCGATCACGTCGCTTACGCTTGCGCCGTTGGGCGGCATGTTCGGTGCAATCGGCGCCCAAGGTGTCGTGCGCAACATGAATATTTCTGGCACGGAGAGCGTTGCCATCGGATTCATCGGGCCAATTGGCATCCTGGCTGGCGCGAACAACGGAAGGGTAGTAGGAGTGAACACGTCCGGCACAGTGATCAGCAGCGGACCAGAGGCGGCTTCTTCGCCCGACTATTCGATAGCGGGTGGGCTGGTGGGCATCAACACGGGCTCGATCCTGCGTTCTTCGAGCAGCGCCGCTGTGACCGCGGGTTATGTGCTCGGCGGTCTGGTGGGTGCGAATACCGGCCTGATCAATCAGTCGTTTGCTACGGGGCCCGTCGTATCGCTGAGCTATATCAACCAGGGGGGCGGCGGCCTTGTCGGTGATAACAGCGGCACGATCAACCAGTCTTACGCAACCGGTTCGACCACGCTTCGGGGCTACTGCAGAGGCGCATCCGGTACGCCATGCGGCGGCGCCGCACTCGTCGTCACGAACGAAGGAACGATCAGCCAGTCATTCGCAACCGGCCTCGTGACCCAGCCGTTCTACGAACCCATCGGCATCGCGCGAACCAATACCGGCACGATCGGCAACGACGTGTACTGGAACATCGACACCACGGCCGCCACGATCGCCGTCAGGTACGGCACACCGATTCCCGCAGCGAACGGGCTGAGCACCGCTCAGATGAGCACGCCTACCTCGTTCGTGGGATATGACTTCAGCCCGACCGGGGTGTGGGCGATGCCTGCCGGCGCGACGCATCCGGTGTTGCGCTGGCAACTGGCGCAATGA